A DNA window from Fusarium fujikuroi IMI 58289 draft genome, chromosome FFUJ_chr11 contains the following coding sequences:
- a CDS encoding related to beta transducin-like protein — protein MWLINTTTIALEDKNISSTPYVILSHTWGEDEVTFEDMMKGQEKGKKGYVKIIHTCRLAKERGIAYAWVDTCCVDKRSSAELAEAINSMFNWYKLSEVCFAHLEDLDLQRGQQDDRLSGLSSCRWFTRGWTLQELIAPRNLEFYDSAWNYRGTKADLQGRISGITGIDIAVLENNAILETIPVAKRMSWAANREITRVEDLAYCLLGIFGVNMPMLYGEGTKAFGRLQEEIIKETTDLSIFAWKVSLYEGKYLGIFRPLGYRGILALAPSEFAHCRNLRRASTMRYGHEYSMTNKGLRLETFLGESKDKEYALNLACIIPDDNGIASKIGVYLTKTADGFVRSRPYELFETQDSLLWAGPRHKIFIRKHVTPFGSTDLASRLDMNIASQFNICPGFKLASFAAKPADLWDTLRQEFVTDRSEKFTGFLNFQLTDTSKTFISPRIYVVFGLEADSSSGDLKPWMSIYSSTDKERYGNIMDCVDGYYSSYGEEYYLHQLRDCVLTSGNILPQKVSLPSSDAAHRLRISLGALQRSPGKSHTITVNVSNMG, from the coding sequence ATGTGGCTTATCAACACAACGACAATTGCACTGGAGGACAAGAACATATCATCAACTCCCTATGTAATTCTGTCGCATACCTGgggtgaagatgaagtcaCATtcgaagacatgatgaagggtcaagagaagggaaagaaaggcTATGTCAAGATCATACACACTTGCAGATTAGCCAAAGAGAGGGGAATCGCATACGCATGGGTCGACACTTGCTGTGTCGACAAGAGGAGCAGCGCAGAGCTGGCGGaagctataaactctatgTTCAACTGGTACAAGCTGTCAGAAGTTTGCTTTGCTCACCTCGAAGATTTGGACCTTCAGCGCGGTCAGCAGGATGACCGGCTTTCTGGCTTGTCGTCTTGTCGATGGTTTACTAGAGGATGGACACTGCAGGAACTGATTGCTCCACGGAATCTTGAATTTTATGACAGTGCTTGGAATTACCGGGGGACCAAAGCAGATTTACAAGGCAGGATTTCAGGCATCACCGGTATCGACATTGCAGTTCTTGAAAACAACGCTATCTTGGAGACCATACCAGTTGCGAAGCGCATGTCGTGGGCAGCAAACCGAGAGATCACAAGAGTAGAGGATCTAGCATACTGCCTGCTCGGGATCTTCGGTGTCAATATGCCGATGCTCTATGGAGAAGGGACCAAAGCCTTTGGCAGACTTCAAGAGGAAATCATCAAAGAAACAACTGACCTCTCTATCTTTGCATGGAAAGTCAGTTTGTACGAAGGGAAATATCTAGGGATATTTCGGCCGCTAGGATATCGCGGTATCCTCGCTCTAGCGCCCTCTGAGTTCGCACACTGTCGAAATCTCCGCCGCGCTTCAACGATGAGATACGGGCACGAATACAGCATGACGAATAAAGGCCTTAGACTGGAGACATTTCTTGGCGAGAGTAAGGACAAGGAATACGCCCTCAACCTCGCGTGCATAATACCAGATGACAATGGGATTGCGTCGAAGATTGGAGTTTACCTTACAAAGACGGCTGATGGCTTTGTCCGTAGCCGACCTTATGAACTATTCGAAACACAAGATTCTCTATTATGGGCCGGTCCACGCCACAAAATCTTTATTCGAAAACATGTCACGCCATTTGGTTCCACTGACTTGGCAAGCCGCCTCGACATGAATATTGCGTCGCAGTTCAATATTTGTCCTGGATTCAAGCTCGCTTCTTTCGCAGCGAAGCCAGCAGATCTATGGGATACCCTGCGTCAAGAATTTGTCACGGACAGGAGCGAGAAGTTCACTGGTTTTCTCAACTTTCAGCTAACCGATACTTCCAAGACCTTTATCTCTCCTCGGATCTATGTAGTCTTCGGCTTAGAAGCGGATTCGTCATCTGGGGACCTGAAACCGTGGATGAGTATTTATAGCTCTACTGATAAGGAGAGATATGGAAATATAATGGACTGCGTCGATGGATACTACAGTTCGTACGGAGAGGAGTACTACCTGCATCAACTG